A section of the Haloplanus vescus genome encodes:
- a CDS encoding tyrosine-type recombinase/integrase has product MSQSEDSNIRAKVWLEPDQVEQLRTACYDDQFAGYLQQRNEAIIALMYDTGLRVGELIQVDVDMLRDGNSDLYLPGHVQKDYPNDNSPNAVTIDLAGEVARLLSSYLTNRWKDTEALFPSRKADRITTQGVRYMLGDVAEAAGVKPWNVDGSQGEPSDVTPHALRHSVAYRMLNAEEGNTLYDVRNRLRHRSIQTTERVYDHFRRV; this is encoded by the coding sequence ATGTCCCAATCTGAGGATTCCAACATTCGAGCCAAAGTCTGGCTCGAGCCCGACCAGGTCGAACAGCTTCGAACGGCATGTTACGACGACCAATTCGCTGGATATCTCCAGCAGCGTAATGAGGCAATAATCGCACTCATGTACGATACGGGCTTGCGTGTCGGCGAACTCATCCAAGTCGACGTCGACATGTTGCGGGACGGGAACAGCGATCTCTACCTTCCAGGGCACGTCCAGAAGGACTATCCGAACGATAACAGTCCGAACGCGGTAACGATCGATCTCGCCGGCGAAGTGGCGCGACTCCTCAGCTCGTATCTCACGAATCGCTGGAAAGACACTGAGGCGCTCTTCCCCAGCCGGAAGGCCGACCGGATCACGACGCAAGGGGTCCGGTACATGCTCGGTGACGTTGCCGAAGCGGCCGGTGTCAAGCCTTGGAACGTCGATGGATCACAGGGGGAACCCAGCGATGTAACTCCCCACGCTCTCCGCCACAGCGTCGCCTACCGGATGTTGAACGCTGAGGAGGGGAACACGCTCTACGACGTCCGGAATCGTCTACGGCACCGAAGTATCCAGACGACAGAGCGGGTCTACGACCATTTCCGCCGGGTCTGA
- a CDS encoding UPF0175 family protein: MSRTTATIPDDLTDLMEGAIRAGIFENKSDAIRHVLREYFEENQNARIAAAVTLYEDGEITLGTAARLAGLSRFEMRDTLREEGIELRFGPEDMDAARDEIEAARNLE, translated from the coding sequence ATGTCCCGAACCACCGCTACCATCCCAGACGATCTCACCGATCTCATGGAGGGTGCCATCAGAGCGGGCATCTTCGAAAACAAGAGCGACGCTATTCGCCACGTTCTCCGCGAGTACTTCGAGGAGAACCAGAACGCACGGATTGCAGCAGCCGTGACGTTGTACGAAGACGGTGAGATCACACTCGGAACGGCTGCCCGGCTTGCCGGCCTCAGCCGGTTCGAGATGCGCGATACACTGCGAGAAGAAGGTATAGAGCTACGGTTCGGGCCTGAAGACATGGATGCCGCGAGAGATGAGATCGAGGCCGCCCGCAACCTCGAATGA
- a CDS encoding twitching motility protein PilT has translation MTGPPTNATVLNTTALSNFAQVDHVELLLDLPRLVTVAAVQEELEAGAETHPYIEHALAILGEEIPVITPSVPAQKLEEQLLESLDPGEAQALAIAEVADGMIVTDDGDARTTARQRGINLTGSIGLLVRFVEDDHISAETADEYLKRWIDEAGFRSPARDFDVFLEE, from the coding sequence ATGACAGGGCCACCGACAAACGCGACAGTTCTCAACACCACGGCCCTTTCGAACTTCGCTCAGGTCGATCACGTTGAGTTGCTGCTAGACCTGCCCCGCCTTGTGACAGTGGCTGCTGTTCAAGAAGAACTCGAGGCTGGGGCTGAAACCCACCCGTACATTGAACACGCGCTGGCTATCCTTGGAGAGGAGATTCCCGTTATCACGCCATCTGTGCCGGCGCAGAAGTTGGAAGAGCAACTCCTCGAATCATTGGACCCTGGCGAAGCACAGGCCCTAGCTATTGCCGAGGTCGCCGACGGGATGATCGTCACAGACGACGGTGATGCACGAACGACCGCAAGACAGCGCGGCATAAACTTGACCGGATCCATCGGTCTCTTAGTACGGTTTGTCGAAGACGACCATATCTCAGCAGAGACCGCCGACGAGTATCTCAAACGCTGGATCGACGAAGCTGGGTTCCGGTCGCCTGCCCGTGATTTCGATGTTTTCCTCGAAGAATGA
- a CDS encoding ParA family protein — MTTKIAVTNQKGGVGKTTVAINVAGALADRGHEVLLVDLDPQGYLTSGVGFDDTYTAEPPSLYDALLDPANHALNELVVHHEEFDVLPANIDMFNLEQELVSSMRGRERLSMLLEDIDVYDYVVVDCPPSLGILTDNALLACRHVLIPAEAEDTSIRALDLLFKQIDTLEENYETRIQEVGLVVSNVDYPLDNEQKGMLEWFEDTFGERIPIVEVRSRAAIKRAFNNGVSMFAHAEDCDQTGALLELAADLEQLQEKTNA; from the coding sequence ATGACCACAAAGATCGCTGTGACAAACCAGAAGGGAGGTGTCGGCAAGACCACTGTCGCGATCAACGTAGCAGGGGCCCTCGCTGATCGTGGCCACGAGGTTCTTCTCGTTGATCTTGACCCGCAGGGATATCTGACTAGTGGGGTCGGATTTGACGATACCTACACTGCGGAACCGCCATCGCTCTACGACGCGCTTCTTGACCCGGCAAACCACGCTCTCAACGAACTAGTCGTTCATCACGAGGAATTCGATGTCCTCCCCGCGAATATTGATATGTTCAATTTGGAGCAGGAACTCGTCTCGTCGATGCGGGGACGGGAACGCCTGTCGATGCTCTTGGAGGATATCGACGTCTACGACTACGTCGTTGTTGACTGTCCTCCGTCTCTTGGGATTCTCACCGACAATGCACTGCTCGCCTGTCGGCACGTGTTGATTCCCGCCGAGGCGGAGGACACCAGCATCCGGGCACTCGATCTCCTGTTCAAACAGATCGACACACTTGAAGAAAATTATGAGACGCGAATCCAGGAAGTCGGACTCGTCGTCTCTAACGTTGATTACCCACTCGACAATGAGCAGAAGGGGATGTTGGAGTGGTTCGAGGATACCTTCGGAGAGCGGATCCCGATCGTTGAGGTCCGCAGTCGGGCCGCAATCAAGCGCGCGTTCAACAACGGTGTCTCCATGTTCGCTCACGCCGAGGACTGCGATCAGACCGGAGCGCTGCTGGAACTGGCGGCGGACCTCGAGCAACTTCAGGAGAAGACCAATGCCTGA
- a CDS encoding type II toxin-antitoxin system HicB family antitoxin yields the protein MSTDPTSADDLPTGTTITLTREDEWWVAKEEETGVVSQGKSRQGALNNLDEALQGYHGEGEPTSEDELRELGIDPEQNTFGLLNDSEIFD from the coding sequence ATGAGTACTGATCCGACCTCTGCCGACGACCTACCAACTGGGACGACAATCACGCTAACTCGGGAAGATGAGTGGTGGGTAGCGAAAGAGGAAGAGACTGGCGTCGTCAGCCAAGGTAAAAGCCGCCAAGGAGCCCTTAACAATCTTGATGAAGCACTCCAAGGTTACCACGGAGAGGGTGAGCCCACGAGTGAAGACGAACTCCGCGAGTTAGGGATTGATCCGGAGCAGAACACGTTTGGATTGCTCAATGACTCGGAAATCTTCGATTGA
- a CDS encoding DEAD/DEAH box helicase, whose translation MLNNFLSVGIFGCSTMRDGPPPVSDTLSWITDRGYYADQTVHYRVVGSQEAVTRDLEVAPPVASALSAQDIDHLYAHQVNAIDAVRAHENAVVATPTASGKTLTYVLPALERAIDHQGKTLYIAPYRALINDQEETFRTMASNLGFDASASVGVQTGDVSTRRRKELRQSQPDVLLITLDQLHYSLLPYAHSPRHWRWLFQQLETVAIDEIHMYRGVFGSHASLIFRRLNRLCEHYGANPDYICCSATIGNPIEHAAEVTGQPIDSYTLIDEDTSSSGDRHYVFWNPPLKDDAIRDEPRDIEADRPPEAALRDQQTTTDGGNSQTKSDTHETSPTSTPDPSTETNGETAESPFSISDPVDVGGGERRSNHAESVRLLADLVGKGYQTLVFTESRQGAEQNAEWTDAILRKRGQRELADDVYAYHAGLDDDRRQELEAKLRGGDAMGVWSTNALELGIDIGALDVVLLDGYPGTRMQTFQRAGRAGRGNNECLIFLIGSDNPLDQHALGNPDDLFDGGAERAAVNPANDEILPDHVVCAAADHYLSPADESHFGDALPDVITTAEEAGRLERTDEQQVRWSATDSNVQWNTDIRDIDTREIDLLDRHRDEHLVSLEYTAAVRDAHPESIYVHQKQKYRVKELDLNADTAWLESTSTNEITKAIREKEVALQDTITTETLALDGGELRATLSKMTVKEVVTGYLHFEYPDDDNPVEKSFEDPLPPSELRTTGFHLSIPDSVENRLLSRVDDDEEYLGALHAIEHTLISLLPMEVLCDRRDIGGLSILSHPQTVNGTIFVHDGYTGGAGLTRTAFESLGELLAQVRETIKMCSCDGGCPSCIHSPHCGNANRLLEKEWAILLLDELLE comes from the coding sequence ATGCTCAACAACTTCTTGAGCGTAGGTATCTTCGGTTGCAGTACCATGCGTGACGGCCCTCCACCGGTCTCCGACACGCTTTCCTGGATTACTGACCGGGGTTACTACGCGGACCAGACCGTTCACTACCGAGTCGTTGGCAGTCAAGAGGCTGTGACACGCGATCTCGAAGTGGCTCCTCCTGTTGCTAGTGCACTCTCTGCACAGGATATCGATCACCTGTATGCGCATCAAGTGAACGCAATCGATGCGGTTCGCGCTCACGAGAACGCTGTAGTCGCGACGCCAACTGCCTCAGGGAAGACGCTAACGTATGTCTTACCAGCGCTTGAACGCGCTATCGATCATCAGGGCAAGACCCTCTATATTGCACCGTATCGTGCCCTCATCAATGATCAAGAAGAGACGTTCCGGACGATGGCCAGCAATCTTGGATTCGATGCCTCTGCATCCGTCGGTGTTCAGACAGGCGATGTCTCGACACGCCGCCGGAAAGAGCTCAGACAGTCGCAACCGGATGTCTTGCTGATTACGCTTGATCAGCTTCACTACTCGCTGCTTCCATACGCGCATAGTCCACGCCACTGGCGCTGGCTCTTCCAGCAATTGGAGACAGTTGCTATCGATGAAATCCACATGTATCGTGGTGTCTTCGGCAGCCACGCCTCACTCATTTTCCGACGACTCAATCGACTGTGCGAACATTACGGAGCGAACCCGGACTATATCTGTTGCTCAGCTACGATTGGAAATCCCATCGAGCATGCAGCGGAAGTCACAGGCCAGCCAATAGATAGCTATACTCTCATTGACGAGGATACGAGCAGTAGTGGCGACCGCCACTACGTCTTCTGGAATCCACCGCTGAAGGACGATGCTATCCGAGACGAACCCCGTGATATCGAAGCTGACCGTCCACCGGAAGCAGCCCTTCGCGATCAGCAAACGACAACCGATGGTGGCAATTCACAAACGAAATCCGATACTCACGAGACATCGCCGACATCGACTCCAGATCCCAGTACCGAAACGAACGGTGAGACAGCTGAGAGCCCGTTTTCTATCAGCGACCCCGTCGACGTTGGCGGGGGTGAGCGTCGCTCGAATCACGCCGAGAGCGTTCGACTGTTAGCTGATCTCGTCGGGAAAGGCTACCAAACGCTCGTGTTCACGGAATCCCGGCAAGGGGCTGAGCAAAACGCCGAATGGACTGATGCGATCCTTCGAAAGCGCGGCCAACGGGAGCTTGCAGATGACGTCTATGCCTATCACGCTGGATTGGATGACGACCGCCGACAGGAACTGGAAGCGAAACTTCGAGGCGGTGACGCAATGGGTGTCTGGAGTACGAATGCGTTAGAATTGGGGATTGATATTGGAGCCCTCGATGTAGTGCTACTTGATGGGTATCCCGGCACGCGGATGCAAACATTTCAGCGGGCTGGTCGAGCCGGGCGCGGGAATAATGAATGTCTGATTTTCCTGATCGGCAGCGATAATCCGCTTGATCAGCATGCGCTTGGCAATCCGGACGATCTGTTCGACGGTGGTGCCGAGCGCGCTGCAGTCAATCCAGCTAATGATGAAATCCTCCCAGATCATGTTGTGTGCGCTGCCGCCGATCACTACCTTTCACCTGCCGATGAGTCACATTTCGGTGACGCGCTTCCTGACGTGATTACGACCGCCGAAGAGGCTGGTCGGCTTGAGCGTACCGATGAACAGCAGGTGCGGTGGAGTGCGACCGACTCCAACGTCCAATGGAACACGGATATCCGCGATATCGACACCCGTGAGATTGACCTCCTTGACCGCCACCGTGATGAACACCTCGTATCGTTAGAGTATACCGCCGCAGTTCGAGATGCTCATCCTGAGTCAATATATGTCCATCAGAAGCAGAAATACCGTGTCAAAGAGTTGGATTTGAACGCTGATACGGCATGGTTAGAGTCGACATCGACTAATGAAATCACGAAGGCGATCCGAGAGAAAGAAGTCGCGCTTCAGGATACGATTACGACAGAAACCCTTGCACTTGATGGCGGTGAACTTCGTGCGACACTCTCAAAAATGACTGTCAAAGAGGTCGTGACGGGATATCTCCATTTCGAGTATCCTGATGACGACAATCCTGTCGAGAAGTCGTTTGAGGATCCACTTCCGCCATCGGAATTGCGGACGACAGGCTTCCACCTGAGTATTCCTGATTCAGTGGAGAATCGGCTACTATCGCGTGTTGACGACGACGAGGAGTATCTGGGGGCACTCCACGCTATCGAACACACGCTCATTTCACTTCTCCCGATGGAGGTCCTTTGCGACCGGCGGGATATCGGTGGCCTGTCGATCCTATCGCATCCACAAACGGTCAACGGGACGATCTTCGTCCACGATGGCTATACTGGTGGGGCTGGGCTGACCCGGACAGCGTTCGAGTCATTGGGTGAGCTGCTTGCACAGGTTCGAGAGACAATCAAAATGTGTAGTTGCGACGGCGGCTGTCCGTCGTGTATTCACTCTCCGCACTGTGGGAACGCTAATCGTCTGTTGGAAAAGGAATGGGCGATACTGCTATTGGACGAACTTCTTGAGTGA
- a CDS encoding AbrB/MazE/SpoVT family DNA-binding domain-containing protein encodes MSGTEQSDNSEKEIVAVTKHGQATIPKRFREKLGIEAPGKVLFRETKDGDVIVEHVRSPSEMRGFAARNKATTDTPASEILREKRDEDRNERDAQFPTEE; translated from the coding sequence ATGAGTGGAACAGAACAATCAGATAACTCTGAAAAAGAGATCGTCGCCGTCACGAAACACGGGCAAGCGACCATCCCGAAACGGTTCCGCGAGAAGCTCGGGATCGAGGCTCCCGGGAAAGTACTGTTCCGAGAAACCAAGGACGGCGACGTGATCGTCGAACACGTCCGCTCGCCAAGCGAGATGCGTGGCTTCGCCGCGCGTAACAAGGCGACAACCGATACGCCGGCCTCAGAAATCCTCCGCGAGAAGCGTGACGAAGACCGCAACGAACGCGACGCACAGTTCCCGACAGAGGAGTAA
- a CDS encoding PIN domain-containing protein, with protein MMIPDRVVFDAEPLIAHADGEPRSEVVETYLDAVAAKDTTGFASYVNLAEIRYTLARKYDRDTADEYLDWLTDLGIEPVDVSSAWMDASEYILQYNPALGDAFALATAEHIEATLLIGGDDDYDDISNIPIERFREGSA; from the coding sequence ATGATGATCCCCGACCGCGTCGTCTTCGACGCTGAGCCGCTGATTGCACATGCAGATGGCGAACCCAGGAGTGAGGTGGTTGAAACGTATCTCGACGCTGTCGCAGCCAAGGATACTACCGGCTTTGCTAGCTATGTGAACCTCGCTGAGATCCGGTACACACTCGCCCGGAAGTACGATCGGGACACCGCCGACGAGTATCTCGACTGGCTTACGGACCTCGGTATCGAGCCCGTCGACGTCAGCAGCGCTTGGATGGACGCCTCAGAGTACATCCTCCAGTACAATCCGGCGCTCGGGGACGCATTCGCGCTGGCGACCGCCGAACACATCGAGGCGACACTCTTGATCGGCGGCGACGATGACTACGACGACATCTCTAACATCCCGATAGAACGGTTTCGAGAGGGGTCAGCGTAG
- a CDS encoding transposase, with protein MDPDDIRAPPASEEDDLLPSSNETYREARRRDRGKDWHTPFEHGAQPDHPGIEHAIYALRYFKNKLAPDTDLLDNWEELDDKQQRWYCAGLLKLHFDDDYRSLEDRLTKWSQVAGEAGFNSQDIPHYSTFSRHLRDLDEEVLAKAAQRASNAALHQQLAGGTPFDLLGTNPSKPRSYYELLGKDWEVSMDKKMTEATEAVAEYLALTIPHLRFDRDQMAPNFQYPIQSFYQLLAHLALEDCYAENGAELLRWLSDDDIDIPPPSTVRTYAKQYGVEQHEERFFNATCALFERMGLSPQDQVHFAYDITTDPWYGKENRWVTGSVPEDNTNQFWHYAVLSIVPSDQNEINLPCRNYILGATPIKDRTEIAEALDRMLNRVQSNLDLDLGRIYLDRQMYQGGVVTKCREHGLNWVIQAPKKGEARELISKTPLSKKTNKRTEVDFSDLDYSHRNVNLFVSRLHEDEIGRDDLSFTPSTEITNFDDADNSDRTNSSQQDSSSSKQLGEYGFDTPEPTEEPTTSDEGEQARGVGDPDTHSAWITDLDIETRDIRGLAYQFRNRWKIETAIRQLKHDFLGQCGSSDRRVRALYMGTAQLFFNFWVALNRELPHRLGDPEGFRLTGQEILHAVREADVEAAKTGGSNTII; from the coding sequence ATGGATCCCGACGACATCCGTGCACCCCCAGCATCAGAGGAGGATGACCTCCTCCCCTCATCGAATGAAACGTACCGTGAAGCAAGGCGTCGCGACCGAGGTAAAGATTGGCATACCCCCTTTGAACATGGGGCCCAACCTGACCATCCAGGTATTGAACACGCAATCTACGCACTTCGTTACTTCAAAAATAAACTCGCTCCAGACACCGACCTGCTTGACAATTGGGAGGAGCTGGATGACAAGCAGCAGCGCTGGTATTGTGCTGGCCTGCTTAAATTACATTTTGACGACGATTATCGCAGTCTTGAGGACAGGCTTACGAAGTGGTCACAAGTTGCTGGCGAAGCCGGATTTAATTCTCAGGATATTCCACATTATTCAACGTTCTCACGACATCTTCGCGATCTTGATGAGGAAGTTCTCGCTAAAGCTGCTCAGCGAGCCAGTAACGCAGCACTCCATCAACAACTTGCCGGAGGAACTCCTTTTGATCTACTTGGGACTAATCCATCGAAGCCCCGGTCATACTATGAACTTCTTGGCAAGGACTGGGAAGTTAGTATGGACAAAAAAATGACGGAGGCTACCGAAGCTGTTGCTGAATATCTGGCATTAACTATTCCTCATCTTCGCTTTGATCGTGACCAGATGGCCCCCAATTTTCAGTACCCCATTCAGAGCTTCTACCAGCTCTTAGCCCACCTCGCTCTTGAGGACTGCTACGCGGAGAATGGAGCTGAACTCCTTCGGTGGCTCTCAGACGACGATATCGACATCCCACCGCCTTCAACGGTTCGCACATACGCAAAGCAATATGGCGTTGAACAGCACGAAGAACGGTTCTTTAATGCCACGTGCGCACTTTTTGAACGAATGGGATTATCCCCCCAAGATCAGGTTCATTTTGCTTACGATATAACAACCGACCCGTGGTACGGAAAAGAAAACAGGTGGGTGACCGGATCGGTACCAGAAGACAATACCAACCAGTTCTGGCACTATGCAGTCCTGTCGATCGTCCCCTCTGATCAGAATGAAATCAATCTTCCTTGTCGGAATTATATCCTTGGGGCAACACCAATCAAAGATCGTACCGAGATCGCTGAGGCACTCGACCGGATGCTCAACCGAGTACAATCGAATCTTGATCTCGATCTTGGCCGTATCTATCTTGATCGCCAAATGTATCAGGGGGGTGTTGTCACAAAGTGTCGGGAACACGGTCTTAATTGGGTAATCCAAGCTCCGAAGAAGGGGGAAGCCAGAGAACTAATCAGCAAGACTCCCCTTAGCAAGAAGACGAATAAGAGGACAGAAGTTGACTTCAGTGATTTAGACTACAGTCACAGGAATGTCAACCTCTTTGTTTCTCGTCTTCACGAAGATGAGATCGGACGTGATGATCTGTCGTTTACTCCCTCAACAGAAATAACCAACTTCGACGACGCTGACAACAGTGACCGAACAAACTCGTCCCAGCAGGATTCCTCTTCCTCCAAGCAGCTCGGCGAATACGGTTTCGACACGCCAGAGCCAACGGAGGAACCCACTACTTCTGATGAGGGTGAACAGGCTCGTGGCGTAGGTGATCCGGATACACACAGTGCTTGGATTACAGATCTTGATATCGAAACTCGAGATATTCGAGGGCTTGCCTACCAATTCCGCAACCGATGGAAAATCGAGACCGCGATCCGCCAGCTAAAACACGATTTCCTGGGCCAGTGTGGCTCAAGCGACCGTCGGGTACGAGCGCTGTACATGGGAACCGCGCAATTGTTCTTCAACTTCTGGGTGGCTCTTAATCGTGAGCTTCCTCACCGTCTTGGCGATCCCGAAGGGTTCCGGCTTACCGGCCAAGAGATCCTCCATGCGGTCCGCGAAGCCGATGTTGAGGCCGCAAAAACCGGTGGATCCAATACTATCATCTGA
- a CDS encoding DUF7837 family putative zinc-binding protein produces MAPDNRQAVLGTCSFCGDNVTEGYVILRYETTAGEPGVWAECPGCGEVVDPTNAQ; encoded by the coding sequence ATGGCACCCGATAATCGACAAGCAGTACTTGGAACCTGCTCGTTCTGCGGCGACAACGTCACAGAAGGGTATGTGATTCTTCGCTATGAGACGACCGCCGGCGAGCCGGGGGTCTGGGCCGAATGCCCTGGTTGTGGCGAGGTCGTCGATCCCACTAATGCTCAGTAA